The following proteins come from a genomic window of Aspergillus luchuensis IFO 4308 DNA, chromosome 3, nearly complete sequence:
- a CDS encoding uncharacterized protein (COG:S;~EggNog:ENOG410PURU;~InterPro:IPR036291,IPR008030;~PFAM:PF13460,PF05368,PF01370), which produces MVNVAIAGATGAIGRTLLEVMASQTRHRPFALTRREPTKNDYLPAPTFQVNYEDIKLLKLFLEEHNIHTVISAFGINATSLAESQLNLIKAAETSPVTKRFIPSSFAIPYPEDDVSVLPPLEHYFASFKALENSNLEWAPVYNGTFLEYIAPPTLKSYHPHSMLVLDVENNMAAIPGDGNMPVTFTYTFDIARFIVAALDLEEWPREFRIAGDEMTFNELLKLAEEVKGVEFDVVHDDIDKLKTSQITELPGHVKSYNKFPKDRLQWFLAIVETWMVTGRARITREGSLNEMFPEIKPLTARQMMERYWKTGLK; this is translated from the exons ATGGTCAATGTTGCCATTGCGGGCGCGACTGGCGCTATTGGGCGTACCCTCCTGGAGGTGATGGCTTCCCAGACCCGCCATCGGCCGTTCGCCCTGACACGAAGA GAACCCACAAAAAATGACTATCTACCTGCCCCGACATTCCAAGTCAATTATGAAGATATCAAGTTACTCAAGTTATTCCTAGAAGAACACAACATTCACACGGTCATCAGCGCCTTTGGCATCAACGCAACCTCTCTCGCAGAGTCGCAACTAAATCTCATCAAAGCTGCTGAAACGTCACCAGTAACAAAGAGATTCATTCCTAGCTCTTTCGCAATTCCTTACCCAGAAGA TGACGTCTCTGTTCTTCCGCCTCTCGAACACTACTTTGCCTCTTTCAAGGCCCTCGAGAATAGTAACCTCGAATGGGCTCCTGTCTATAATGGCACGTTTCTGGAATACATCGCACCGCCAACACTGAAGTCGTACCATCCCCACAGTATGCTGGTGCTTGATGTGGAGAACAATATGGCAGCCATTCCAGGGGATGGCAATATGCCAGTCACTTTTACGTACACTTTTGATATTGCACGCTTTATTGTTGCTGCCTTGGACCTCGAAGAGTGGCCGCGGGAATTTCGCATTGCCGGTGACGAAATGACATTCAATGAGTTGTTGAAGCTAGCCGAGGAGGTAAAGGGGGTGGAATTTGACGTTGTCCATGATGATATCGATAAGCTCAAGACCTCACAAATCACGGAGCTACCAGGTCATGTTAAATCATACAACAAGTTCCCTAAAGACAGACTTCAGTGGTTCTTAGCCATCGTTGAGACTTGGATGGTTACAGGTCGGGCGCGGATTACTAGGGAGGGGAGTTTGAACGAGATGTTCCCGGAGATCAAGCCATTGACTGCTAGGCAGATGATGGAACGATATTGGAAGACTGGCCTCAAGTGA
- a CDS encoding mitochondrial 54S ribosomal protein uL11m (BUSCO:EOG09265BG5;~COG:J;~EggNog:ENOG410PNVD;~InterPro:IPR006519,IPR036769,IPR020784,IPR000911, IPR020783,IPR036796;~PFAM:PF00298,PF03946;~go_component: GO:0005840 - ribosome [Evidence IEA];~go_function: GO:0003735 - structural constituent of ribosome [Evidence IEA];~go_process: GO:0006412 - translation [Evidence IEA]): MAKKALAKDQIVKLIVGAGQASPSPPVGPALGSKGVKSMDFCKEFNARTAHINTGVPIPARVTVRPDRSFTFDLRTPTTTYLLLQAANVEPRKNRIRGAQNPGHEFIGKISLKHVYEIAKIKHSETRLSGLSLQGLCKSVIAQAKSVGIQVVP, from the exons ATGGCGAAGAAGGCATTGGCCAAGGACCAGATCGTGAAGCTCATCGTGGGCGCCGGTCAGGCCAGTCCCAGTCCCCCCGTCGGTCCGGCCCTGGGTAGTAAGGGAGTGAAGAGTATGGACTTTTGTAAG GAATTCAACGCCAGGACTGCACACATCAACACCGGTGTCCCCATTCCTGCGCGTGTCACTGTCCGCCCCGACCGTTCCTTCACCTTCGACCTCCGtactcccaccaccacctatCTGCTATTGCAAGCGGCCAACGTGGAACCTCGCAAGAATCGCATCCGTGGCGCCCAGAACCCGGGCCATGAGTTCATCGGCAAGATCTCCCTCAAGCATGTCTACGAAATCGCCAAGATCAAGCACTCTGAGACGCGACTGTCTGGATTGAGCCTACAGGGATTGTGCAAGAGTGTCATTGCCCAGGCCAAGTCGGTTGGCATTCAGGTTGTACCATGA
- a CDS encoding histone H4 (COG:B;~EggNog:ENOG410PZC7;~InterPro:IPR001951,IPR009072;~go_function: GO:0003677 - DNA binding [Evidence IEA];~go_function: GO:0046982 - protein heterodimerization activity [Evidence IEA]), translating into MDPRLVTDRKSKRFLPKKRFRKILRNNIDGITRPSIRRLARRGGVIRISADVYPEVRKTVKNRLTEIIRQILLVMESSTTPGHERKVVRTEDVVFALNRMGHTLYGFG; encoded by the exons ATGGACCCGAGACTAGTCACCGATAGAAAGAGCAAAAGATTCCTGCCCAAGAAGCGATTTCG CAAGATTTTGCGCAACAACATAGACGGAATTA CCCGCCCCTCGATCCG TCGTCTTGCCCGTCGCGGTGGCGTCATTCGCATCAGCGCTGACGTCTATCCTGAAGTCCGCAAGACTGTGAAGAACCGGCTGACTGAG ATAATCCGGCAAATTCTTCTGGTAATggaatcctccaccactccTGGCCACGAACGCAAG GTTGTCCGTACCGAAGAC GTAGTTTTTGCGTTGAACAGA ATGGGCCATACGCTTTATGGCTTCGGTTAG
- a CDS encoding WD repeat protein (COG:G;~EggNog:ENOG410PGH2;~InterPro:IPR036322,IPR019775,IPR015943,IPR001680, IPR021772,IPR020472,IPR017986;~PFAM:PF11816;~go_function: GO:0005515 - protein binding [Evidence IEA]): MARKPSHQRVTYVLPLPDAPGGHRLGVNGLTVDTDNSILYSAGRDGVVCSWDLNRPLSGASSSKSGSTTFRNQVQAHSHWINDIVLTKNNSALVSASSDTTVRLWRPHSENTEVPHPIGKHADYVKALATPGNHSSWVASGGLDHKLYLWDLNGGGEVLGIDACGEDRTAKGSVYALGAVSSVLASGGPESVVRVWDPKSGKLITKFVGHTDNIRDILINQDGDTIMTASSDQTVKVWSLTAGRCMHTLTMHNDSVWSLYSNHPQLSVFYSSDRSGLVAKTDTRHSADIEQGVCVAALQEHEGVINVVAAGDYIWTATPKSSINRWRDIDTTAEIEAPASGERKSSAEKDAAKGMPKKIPYESVLLLSNTSTFPNSRVPHDAAPGGASHAQGQASGSDMEDELGLTLPVQSLPEETIEGQHGLIKHFMLNDRKRTLTQDSAGEVVLWDLLKCKPIQSFGKRHMDDVASEINTTESIAHWCTIDIRTGRLSVILEPGRCFDAEIYADETDIEDSSQFRDDQRINLGKWILRWLFAPLVDEHVRRDAQYRAMAVARAEEMAKLTTTSASAPMDIPSVDGSRRPLGLQTPIDASFSTFRSGYDTLGSPTTPGFGIGYATSPGTLGSPVLPPHSYNNNSYFGTSIGETSDFLSSQQNPDLTRTSFSDRSSDYFSSSSKPPGLTPLDTEKAPATPGEPTPTALPQSPVEPDKEERKRGGSIFGKKFRMDFPKRMGRSSSEAKPQIQEEKIEESDKSSVKEEKVFETNLGGFIERTRHEYEEWLSANPGQELVSAFAPSPDNETPELQIPPRTAVFIQEESGDTAVASDLYRGTVAGISQEIDKLEKSIPLWLADLLLKVCIPPLTMVSS, translated from the exons ATGGCCCGAAAACCAAGCCACCAGAGGGTCACTTATG TCCTCCCTCTGCCTGATGCCCCTGGTGGGCATAGACTAGGCGTTAATGGTCTGACGGTCGATACGGACAATTCCATCCT GTATTCCGCTGGTCGCGATGGTGTTGTATGCTCCTGGGACCTCAACCGCCCCCTCTCCGGCGCATCGTCGTCGAAATCCGGTTCAACAACCTTCAGAAACCAAGTCCAAGCTCACAGCCATTGGATCAACGACATTGTCTTGACTAAGAACAACTCGGCGCTCGTTTCCGCATCGTCCGATACCACTGTGCGATTATGGCGACCACACTCGGAAAACACGGAGGTGCCGCATCCTATCGGCAAACATGCCGACTACGTCAAAGCCTTGGCAACCCCCGGTAATCACTCTTCGTGGGTTGCATCAGGCGGCCTGGATCACAAGCTGTATCTATGGGATCTGAATGGCGGCGGTGAGGTCCTTGGAATCGATGCGTGCGGGGAGGACCGGACGGCAAAGGGGTCGGTCTACGCACTAGGCGCTGTATCGTCTGTCCTGGCCAGTGGTGGTCCGGAAAGTGTGGTCAGAGTGTGGGATCCGAAATCCGGAAAGTTGATCACCAAGTTTGTGGGCCATACCGACAATATCCGAGATATCCTCATCAATCAAGATGGCGATACCATTATGACCGCGTCCTCCGACCAGACGGTTAAGGTTTGGTCGCTAACAGCAGGAAGATGCATGCACACCTTGACGATGCACAACGACAGTGTCTGGTCGCTTTATTCGAATCATCCTCAGCTGTCGGTGTTCTATTCGAGTGATCGATCCGGCTTGGTCGCCAAGACGGACACGAGGCACTCTGCGGATATCGAGCAAGGTGTCTGCGTTGCAGCGCTGCAAGAGCACGAGGGCGTTATCAACGTCGTAGCTGCTGGAGACTATATCTGGACAGCAACACCGAAGTCGAGCATCAATCGGTGGAGGGATATCGATACCACAGCCGAGATAGAAGCACCAGCTTCAGGGGAACGAAAATCCAGCGCTGAAAAGGATGCGGCTAAAGGAATGCCCAAGAAGATACCATACGAATCGGTACTCTTACTATCAAACACATCTACGTTCCCTAATTCGAGAGTTCCTCACGACGCGGCACCGGGCGGCGCATCACATGCACAGGGCCAGGCTTCCGGCTCAGACATGGAGGATGAGCTGGGATTGACTCTGCCCGTCCAGTCCTTGCCAGAGGAGACGATAGAAGGACAGCACGGCTTGATCAAACACTTCATGTTGAATGACCGCAAACGGACTTTGACCCAGGATTCTGCGGGTGAGGTTGTCTTATGGGATCTTCTCAAG TGTAAACCTATTCAATCCTTTGGCAAGCGGCATATGGATGATGTGGCCTCTGAGATCAACACCACGGAGAGTATTGCTCACTGGTGCACGATTGACATCCGCACCGGAAGGTTGTCAGTGATTCTCGAGCCAGGACGCTGCTTTGACGCGGAGATATACGCCGACGAAACAGACATAGAAGATAGTTCGCAGTTCCGCGATGACCAGAGAA TCAACCTAGGCAAATGGATATTGCGCTGGCTCTTTGCACCACTGGTCGATGAGCACGTTCGGCGCGATGCCCAGTATCGTGCCATGGCAGTTGCAAGAGCGGAGGAAATGGCGAAATTGACCACGACGAGCGCCTCTGCGCCGATGGATATACCGTCAGTAGATGGTTCAAGGCGGCCGTTAGGTTTGCAGACTCCTATAGATGCCTCGTTCTCAACCTTCCGGTCCGGATACGACACTCTTGGTAGCCCTACGACGCCCGGCTTCGGCATCGGCTACGCAACGAGCCCGGGGACGCTAGGGTCACCCGTGCTACCACCACATAgctacaacaacaatagcTACTTTGGGACATCTATCGGCGAGACTTCGGACTTCCTGTCATCACAACAAAACCCGGACCTGACTCGAACATCTTTCTCGGACCGGTCGAGCGATTacttttcctcctcgtccaagcCCCCGGGTCTGACTCCGCTAGACACAGAGAAGGCGCCAGCTACGCCCGGAGAGCCGACGCCAACTGCTCTGCCTCAATCACCGGTCGAGCCTGACAAAGAAGAacgaaagaggggaggatcTATATTTGGGAAGAAGTTTCGGATGGATTTTCCCAAGAGAATGGGCCGGTCCTCGTCGGAAGCCAAGCCCCAAAtccaagaagagaagatcgaaGAATCGGACAAGTCGTctgtcaaggaagagaaggtgtTTGAAACCAATCTGGGTGGCTTCATCGAGCGAACCCGGCATGAGTACGAGGAATGGCTGTCTGCCAACCCAGGGCAGGAGTTGGTGTCCGCCTTTGCTCCTAGTCCTGACAACGAGACACCCGAACTTCAGATACCTCCTCGCACGGCCGTATTTATCCAAGAGGAATCTGGCGACACGGCAGTGGCTTCAGACTTGTACAGGGGTACTGTGGCAGGCATTAGTCAGGAGATTGACAAGTTGGAGAAGTCCATCCCGTTATGGCTTGCGGACTTGCTGCTCAAGGTATGTATACCCCCTTTAACTATGGTATCCAGCTAA
- the PET8 gene encoding putative mitochondrial carrier protein (Pet8) (BUSCO:EOG09263EDC;~COG:C;~EggNog:ENOG410PJUF;~InterPro:IPR018108,IPR023395;~PFAM:PF00153) encodes MAQPGEPEPLVSSLWTRSLISGAIAGLTVDCSLYPLDTIKTRLQKARTQGPSTTSTAASSLSLRQTIRGIYAGLPSVLFGSAPSAASFFIVYDGVKRYLLPSPSSNPKDTPSRSHIILTHSLASSMGEIAACAVRVPTEVVKQRAQAGLFGGSSLLAFKDILALRNAPNGGVGQVLGELYRGAGITIAREIPFTVLQFTMWESLKEGYAKRVAASGGGDGTGVVPASTSAMFGSVAGAISAGLTTPLDVVKTRVMLARRGGDGERVRVRDVVREVYKEGLGAFWRGIGPRVAWIGIGGAVFLGSYQWAWNTLEGKREGERERLEREVV; translated from the exons ATGGCTCAACCTGGTGAACCGGAGCCATTGGTCTCCTCCCTATGGACGCGATCCCTAATT tCCGGAGCCATCGCCGGCCTCACCGTTGACTGCTCCCTCTACCCCCTCGACACGATCAAAACCCGCCTCCAGAAAGCGCGCACACAAGGCCCCTCCACAACATCCACAGCCGCATccagcctctccctccgccaAACCATCCGCGGCATCTACGCCGGCCTTCCCTCCGTGCTCTTCGGCTCCGCCCCGTCCGCcgcatccttcttcatcgtctaCGATGGCGTGAAACGAtacctcctcccatccccctcctctaACCCCAAGGATACCCCATCTCGCTCACACATCATCCTCACACACTCCCTCGCCTCCTCAATGGGCGAAATCGCCGCCTGCGCCGTCCGCGTCCCCACCGAAGTCGTGAAGCAGCGCGCCCAAGCCGGTCTCTTCGGCGGCTCGAGTCTCCTCGCCTTCAAGGATATCCTCGCCCTCCGGAATGCCCCGAATGGTGGGGTGGGCCAGGTGCTCGGCGAGTTGTATCGTGGTGCCGGGATTACGATTGCCAGGGAGATTCCGTTCACCGTGTTGCAGTTTACTATGTGGGAGAGTTTGAAGGAGGGGTATGCGAAGAGGGTTGCTgctagtggtggtggtgatggaacTGGGGTTGTGCCTGCGTCGACGAGTGCTATGTTTGGGAGTGTTGCCGGAGCTATTTCTGCCGGTTTGACGACCCCGTTGGATGTTGTTAAGACTAGGGTTATGCTTGCGAGACgcggtggggatggggagagggttAGGGTGAGGGATGTCGTTAGGGAGGTTTATAAGGAGGGTCTGGGGGCGTTTTGGAGGGGGATTGGGCCGAGGGTTGCGTGGATTGGCATTGGTGGGGCGGTGTTTTTGGGGAGTTATCAGTGGGCGTGGAATAcgttggaggggaagagggagggggagagggagaggttggagagggaggtggtttgA
- the SVF1 gene encoding survival factor 1 family protein (COG:A;~EggNog:ENOG410PFCQ;~InterPro:IPR013931,IPR033394;~PFAM:PF08622,PF17187;~go_process: GO:0006979 - response to oxidative stress [Evidence IEA]) codes for MNWLKSTLASVAGTQEPIYGPEAIQSVARQAQETPYTELSKNDLRWRAYQYTNVENKVFYIMADDGTLAMVQLIYSNIVGLHTTAQFTSKIFNLKGDGPHNWHSDPLSNFMFDESMLSFGADNLAVQLNEDGDTYTIKSAVNEDSLVNLTFKRSSPGFMIGKDGTSYFGTDPENPWGSMSHAFWPRCAVEGTITTKEKTYDLTGRGMFIHALQGMKPHHAAARWNFVNFQTPTYSAMMMEYTTPPSYGSTTVNVGGIVKDGEIIYAGINNSATHTDSSQDAESDWPEPKSIKWVWDGKSKEGQEVHAELDGALGNRLDRIDVMAEVPGFIKTIAGSVAGTRPYIFQYCPQEKLSLKLKVGDSEVTEEGTMFSEATFIS; via the exons ATGAACTGGCTCAAGTCAAC TCTCGCTTCCGTTGCCGGAACGCAGGAGCCCATCTATGGGCCTGAAGCCATTCAATCTGTCGCCCGCCAGGCCCAAGAGACTCCTTATACTGAGCTCAGCAAGAATGACCTGCGCTGGCGCGCTTACCAGTACACCAATGTCGAGAACAAGGTCTTTTACATCATGGCCGATGATGGTACCTTGGCGATGGTTCAGCTGATCTACAGCAACATCGT AGGTCTCCACACCACCGCTCAGTTCACatcgaagatcttcaacctCAAAGGCGATGGACCCCACAACTGGCACTCGGATCCCCTGTCCAACTTTATGTTCGATGAAAGCATGCTCTCCTTTGGTGCCGACAACCTCGCTGTTCAACTCAACGAGGATGGCGATACTTATACCATCAAGTCCGCTGTGAACGAGGATAGTCTGGTGAACCTGACATTCAAGCGCTCTTCCCCTGGTTTCATGATCGGCAAGGACGGCACGTCCTACTTTGGCACGGACCCCGAGAACCCATGGGGTTCGATGAGCCATGCCTTCTGGCCCCGATGTGCCGTTGAGGGTACCATCACGACCAAGGAGAAGACGTACGACCTCACGGGCCGGGGGATGTTCATCCATGCCCTTCAGGGCATGAAGCCTCACCACGCAG CTGCGCGGTGGAACTTTGTCAACTTCCAGACCCCTACCTACTccgccatgatgatggaatacACCACCCCTCCGTCGTACGGATCGACAACGGTCAACGTGGGCGGTATCGTCAAGGATGGAGAGATCATTTATGCTGGTATTAACAACAGCGCCACCCACACCGACTCATCGCAAGATGCTGAAAGTGACTGGCCCGAGCCCAAGTCCATCAAGTGGGTCTGGGATGGCAAGTCCaaggaaggacaagaagTCCATGCGGAGCTTGACGGGGCTCTTGGCAACCGACTGGACCGGATCGACGTGATGGCGGAAGTGCCCGGCTTCATCAAGACCATTGCTGGTAGCGTTGCCGGCACGCGACCATACATCTTCCAG TACTGCCCCCAGGAGAAGCTCTCTCTGAAGCTCAAGGTCGGCGACTCCGAAGTCACCGAGGAGGGAACCATGTTCTCCGAGGCCACGTTCATCTCATAG
- a CDS encoding cupin domain-containing protein (COG:S;~EggNog:ENOG410PP5T;~InterPro:IPR014710,IPR011051,IPR009327,IPR039935;~PFAM:PF06172): protein MTRTHPPFPPPSQPTNETPPATQTIQSLDLHPHPEGGYYQETFRHPQEIPIANGTATRSASTRIHYLLTPGSPLGAFHRNKSRTVHTLHRGRGRYVVIHADERKGGKAPVEEFVVGHDVERGEKVEWVVEGGKWKGSYLLPEKEYEDDDGEERGLLITETVEPGFAIEDHDFLSLQEMKELLTPEQVEEMAWMLRENSIEKQ, encoded by the exons ATGACCAGAACCCACCCTCCATTCCCCCCAccctcccaacccaccaacGAAACTCCCCCTGCCACCCAAACTATCCAATCTCTCGACCTCCACCCACACCCCGAAGGTGGCTACTACCAGGAGACCTTCCGCCATCCACAAGAAATCCCCATAGCCAACGGCACGGCCACCCGCTCTGCCAGTACCCGCATCCACTACTTGCTCACGCCGGGGTCGCCGCTCGGTGCGTTCCACCGGAACAAGAGTCGGACCGTGCATACACTACATCGTGGACGGGGGCGATATGTGGTGATTCACGCGGATGAGCGGAAAGGGGGGAAGGCGCCGGTAGAAGAGTTTGTGGTGGGACATGAtgtggagagaggggagaaggtggagtgGGTagtggagggggggaagtggaaggggagCTATTTGTTGCCTGAGAAGGAATatgaggatgacgacggggaggagaggggctTATTGATTACTGAG ACAGTTGAGCCTGGGTTCGCGATAGAGGATCATGACTTCTTGTCATTacaggagatgaaggagctcCTCACTCCAGAACAAGTAGAGGAGATGGCATGGATGTTGAGGGAGAATTCCATAGAGAAACAATAA
- the HRK1 gene encoding putative protein kinase (COG:T;~EggNog:ENOG410PGRB;~InterPro:IPR017441,IPR008271,IPR000719,IPR011009;~PFAM:PF07714,PF00069;~go_function: GO:0004672 - protein kinase activity [Evidence IEA];~go_function: GO:0005524 - ATP binding [Evidence IEA];~go_process: GO:0006468 - protein phosphorylation [Evidence IEA]), whose translation MTSEATDFAQANANMNSAAETAQSPAQMTPGQATEFADNDYKFKSQPGQVRFSTITEEIEPSDSSAPPQVPPADDTMNDQKQEEELRSLAASLQKSQLQETRLRQFSYDPISLPSSRVASRESSDRSGREPDGSGLPSPRDSPTVSAMQSPPLTPAATHSREAKSTDTSSTSNTTDKGAPGQSAAMTPTTSPPTSATLKNKASQSAPSSRPSSTDQLSKQNNVAQTSSHPLNSPKHRAQFFVGPAADGGAQDESPPMTPRVESYTPPGAITPVGEPNDPYARSKRPPPPKNLAQLDQRFIFNGRDAKRRTNTSSSFTRPMSPRSASASDLRSTEKRSGFFGSKKEVKQQEPESKPHGHMSELKRFFKRNHHKHKRADSPSSIPFKKSSRSSGKNGPFHTSDSVPFADDHGLNSKYGKLGKVLGSGAGGSVRLLKRNSDGVTFAVKQFRDRHSWESMKEYSKKVTAEFCIGSTLHHGNIIETLDIIQEGSHWYEVMEYAPFDLFAIVMTGKMVKDEIACAFKQILSGVAYLHGMGLAHRDLKLDNVVVNEHGIMKLIDFGSAVVFRYPFENDIVPASGIVGSDPYLAPEVYDEKKYDPRPTDVWSLAIIFCCMTLRRFPWKQPRVSDNSYRLFVSPPTPGTPVPDTDPKRHRVVKSSPDLQSAAHEQKAPQVVDPKKGPIDQPVQANGRQEPPKSTAQTGPTAGEENRPPESPQERTPTNKTAVEDKNGPTHKPTRTTSKEAPPLPASSQPSGQRQEVIKGPWRLLRLLPRESRYIVGRMLKVGVNERATLDDVLTDEWVRNIKACQQELSGEVIRAPGHTHVLEPPSASVPVPSKAK comes from the exons ATGACGTCTGAAGCGACGGATTTTGCCCAAGCCAACGCCAACATGAACTCCG CTGCTGAAACTGCCCAATCTCCTGCCCAGATGACTCCTGGACAGGCGACCGAGTTTGCCGACAATGACTATAAGTTCAAGTCGCAACCCGGCCAAGTCCGGTTCTCGACCATAACGGAGGAAATTGAACCTTCGGATTCCTCGGCCCCTCCCCAAGTACCGCCGGCCGATGACACGATGAACGATCAAAAGCAAGAGGAGGAACTGCGGTCCCTGGCTGCCAGCCTACAAAAATCCCAGTTACAAGAGACACGGTTGCGACAGTTCTCTTATGACCCGatttctcttccatcttctagG GTTGCGTCGCGAGAGTCAAGCGACCGCAGTGGTCGCGAACCCGATGGATCAGGCCTGCCCTCTCCCCGAGACTCCCCGACGGTGTCCGCTATGCAGTCACCCCCGCTTACACCAGCCGCTACTCACTCACGTGAAGCCAAGTCTACTGATACCTCGTCAACTTCGAACACTACGGACAAAGGAGCCCCGGGGCAGTCCGCTGCCATGACCCCCACTACTTCCCCTCCGACAAGCGCGACCCTAAAGAACAAAGCCTCCCAGAGTGCCCCCTCTTCACGACCCTCTTCAACCGACCAACTGTCGAAACAGAATAACGTCGCGCAAACATCGTCCCATCCGCTAAATTCCCCGAAACATAGGGCGCAGTTCTTCGTTGGCCCTGCGGCTGATGGAGGTGCACAGGATGAAAGCCCTCCGATGACCCCGAGGGTTGAAAGCTATACCCCTCCTGGTGCGATTACACCCGTCGGAGAGCCCAATGATCCATATGCTCGCAGCAAACGGCCCCCACCGCCAAAGAACCTCGCGCAACTGGACCAACGCTTTATCTTCAATGGCAGAGATGCGAAACGTCGCACAAACACCTCCTCGTCTTTCACCCGACCTATGTCTCCTCGGTCCGCCAGTGCAAGTGATCTCAGGTCCACCGAAAAGCGCAGCGGCTTTTTTGGCAGCAAAAAAGAGGTCAAGCAGCAGGAACCGGAAAGCAAGCCCCACGGCCATATGTCCGAGCTAAAGCGCTTCTTCAAACGGAACCACCACAAGCATAAGCGTGCTGATTCTCCCTCATCCATACCCTTCAAGAAGTCGAGCCGGTCTTCGGGCAAGAATGGCCCTTTCCACACATCGGATAGTGTTCCATTCGCTGACGACCATGGGCTCAACTCAAAGTACGGGAAGCTAGGCAAGGTTTTAGGTTCAGGAGCAGGTGGATCCGTTAGGTTGCTCAAGCGTAACAGCGACGGCGTGACCTTCGCTGTCAAGCAGTTTCGTGATCGCCATTCTTGGGAGAGCATGAAGGAGTATTCGAAGAAGGTGACTGCGGAGTTCTGCATCGGCTCGACTCTTCATCACGGCAATATCATCGAGACACTGGATATCATCCAAGAAGGCAGCCATTGGTACGAGGTGATGGAGTATGCCCCGTTCGATTTGTTTGCGATTGTCATGACCGGAAAGATGGTGAAAGATGAGATTGCTTGCGCTTTCAAGCAGATACTCAGCGGGGTGGCCTACTTGCACGGAATGGGTTTGGCCCACCGGGATCTGAAATTAGACAATGTGGTCGTCAATGAACATGGCATCATGAAGCTTATCGACTTTGGGAGTGCGGTAGTTTTCCGGTACCCTTTCGAGAACGACATTGTTCCTGCTTCTG GTATCGTCGGCTCTGATCCCTATTTGGCTCCAGAGGTGTAcgatgaaaagaaatatgatCCCCGCCCCACGGACGTCTGGTCTctggccatcatcttctgctgcaTGACCCTGCGCCGATTTCCCTGGAAGCAGCCCCGTGTCAGCGATAACTCTTACCGACTCTTCGTCTCCCCGCCCACTCCCGGCACACCAGTTCCTGATACAGACCCCAAGCGTCACCGAGTCGTCAAATCGTCTCCTGATCTCCAATCGGCGGCTCACGAACAAAAAGCCCCGCAGGTTGTTGACCCCAAGAAGGGGCCTATCGATCAACCCGTGCAGGCTAATGGACGTCAGGAGCCCCCGAAGAGTACTGCTCAGACAGGGCCTACcgctggagaagagaacCGTCCTCCGGAGAGTCCACAGGAACGTACACCTACCAACAAGACCGCGGTAGAGGACAAGAACGGCCCTACTCACAAGCCCACCCGCACCACAAGCAAAGAagccccccctcttcccgcTTCATCCCAGCCTTCCGGCCAACGCCAGGAAGTCATCAAGGGTCCCTGGAGACTTCTGCGACTTCTGCCACGCGAGAGCCGGTATATCGTCGGGCGCATGTTGAAGGTGGGCGTCAATGAACGCGCAACCCTCGATGACGTCCTGACCGATGAATGGGTTCGCAACATCAAGGCATGTCAGCAGGAGCTTTCTGGTGAGGTCATCCGGGCCCCTGGTCATACCCATGTTCTGGAACCACCATCCGCCAGTGTTCCCGTACCCAGCAAGGCCAAGTGA